Proteins encoded in a region of the Brevefilum fermentans genome:
- the trmFO gene encoding methylenetetrahydrofolate--tRNA-(uracil(54)-C(5))-methyltransferase (FADH(2)-oxidizing) TrmFO has product MKLTVIGGGLAGCEAAWQAAERGVEVVLHEMRPILSTGAHRTGKLAELVCSNSLGSNLQNRASGLLKAELRQLRSLLIDCADASAIPAGGALAVDREQFSDRVEDKLTSHPKIDIIRQEIQTIPLSPAILATGPLTSQNLSEKLLAFTDHEHLFFFDAIAPVIEYGSINFDVAFRADRYDYDKINEGDYINCPFDKDRYQEFLNALIQAKRIPLQTFETEIDDGVDAGTETYFQRCQPIEVLAQKGERALLFGPLRPVGLIDPRTGRRPYAVVQLRQDTLTGDLYNLVGFQTNLTHAEQARVFRMIPGLENVKFQRFGQMHRNTYLAAPKLLDNTLAFHKQPGLFVAGQLSGTEGYAGNIASGLVAGINAAHYLLGKPPLQLPVTTMTGALIHYITHAEIKSFQPMKAMFGLLPDPDQTQRLKKIERYKFYAERALTDLDNYIKHHLTT; this is encoded by the coding sequence ATGAAGTTGACTGTCATTGGCGGAGGCCTGGCAGGTTGTGAAGCAGCCTGGCAAGCTGCAGAGCGGGGAGTTGAGGTCGTGTTGCACGAAATGCGCCCAATACTTAGTACTGGCGCCCACCGCACAGGAAAATTAGCTGAACTGGTGTGTTCAAATTCTCTTGGCTCAAACCTTCAAAATCGAGCTTCAGGATTATTGAAAGCTGAATTGCGCCAATTAAGATCGTTACTCATCGATTGTGCTGATGCAAGTGCGATACCGGCTGGTGGTGCGTTGGCTGTGGACCGGGAGCAATTTTCTGACCGCGTGGAAGATAAGCTTACGTCACACCCAAAAATAGATATTATCCGGCAAGAAATCCAAACCATACCGCTGAGCCCAGCAATATTGGCAACCGGTCCGCTGACCTCGCAGAATTTATCAGAGAAGCTACTCGCATTTACCGATCATGAGCATCTATTTTTCTTTGATGCAATTGCGCCGGTTATCGAATATGGCTCAATTAATTTCGATGTTGCATTTCGAGCAGACCGTTATGATTATGACAAAATTAACGAAGGCGATTACATCAATTGTCCTTTTGATAAAGATCGATATCAAGAATTTCTCAACGCTTTGATCCAGGCGAAAAGGATCCCGCTCCAAACTTTTGAAACTGAGATCGACGATGGAGTGGATGCTGGCACTGAGACCTACTTTCAACGTTGTCAGCCGATAGAAGTTCTCGCACAAAAGGGTGAAAGAGCGCTGTTGTTTGGACCATTGCGCCCGGTTGGATTGATTGATCCCAGAACTGGTCGCCGTCCGTACGCGGTGGTTCAACTTCGGCAGGATACATTGACTGGTGATCTTTACAATTTGGTTGGCTTTCAAACCAATCTGACCCATGCTGAACAGGCGCGTGTCTTCAGAATGATTCCCGGATTAGAAAATGTGAAATTCCAACGATTTGGACAGATGCATAGAAACACCTATCTGGCTGCTCCAAAGCTGTTGGATAATACTTTGGCATTTCATAAGCAGCCTGGATTATTTGTTGCCGGTCAGTTGTCCGGGACCGAAGGGTATGCGGGAAATATCGCCAGTGGTTTGGTGGCTGGAATCAATGCAGCGCATTATTTGCTTGGAAAGCCGCCGTTACAGTTGCCGGTGACTACAATGACGGGAGCGTTGATTCATTACATTACACACGCTGAAATCAAGAGTTTTCAGCCGATGAAAGCCATGTTTGGGTTGCTACCAGACCCTGATCAAACTCAGAGGTTGAAAAAAATCGAACGTTACAAATTTTACGCAGAGCGCGCCTTGACCGATTTAGACAACTACATAAAACACCATTTAACAACATAA
- a CDS encoding aminotransferase class I/II-fold pyridoxal phosphate-dependent enzyme, protein MEIKPAQRISSVKPYFFADLEKTIAKLKQSGLNIIRLDMGSPDLPPADNIIETLVNSARRSDVHGYGPSGGSVGLKSAFAKYYEDRFGVELDPEREVLTLIGSKEGIYNINQVLIDPGDVVLLPDPCYPVYRSGVMISQGQSFSMPLLAENGFLPDLERIPEDVAQKAKLMWLNYPNNPTGAIAPLSFFQKVVDFATKYNIVVAHDAPYVDVCFDDYIAPSILQIPGAKDVCIEFNSLSKTYNMAGWRVGVAVGNPEIVRLLRLLKSQMDSSLFVPIMLAAEAALLEDQSWIRNRNLVYQRRRDIVVKTMEELGFTIENPKAALYVWAGLPNGWKDDIEFCDVLLRETGVSITPGVVYGDSGAGYVRISLVIPAEKLVEAMLRLKDWIKERE, encoded by the coding sequence ATGGAGATCAAACCTGCACAACGCATATCTTCAGTCAAGCCGTATTTTTTTGCAGATCTAGAAAAAACCATTGCAAAATTAAAGCAATCTGGCCTGAACATCATCCGCCTTGATATGGGATCGCCAGACTTGCCACCTGCCGATAATATTATTGAAACCTTGGTCAACTCTGCTCGTCGATCAGATGTACATGGTTATGGCCCCTCCGGTGGATCAGTTGGATTAAAATCAGCCTTTGCCAAGTATTATGAAGATCGTTTTGGGGTTGAGCTTGATCCAGAACGCGAAGTGTTAACATTAATTGGATCGAAAGAGGGAATTTACAATATCAACCAGGTGCTGATCGACCCGGGCGATGTAGTGCTTTTGCCAGACCCGTGTTATCCTGTTTACCGTTCAGGTGTGATGATCAGTCAGGGACAATCCTTTTCGATGCCCCTCTTGGCGGAAAATGGTTTTCTGCCGGATTTAGAACGCATCCCCGAGGATGTAGCGCAGAAAGCCAAATTAATGTGGCTTAATTATCCGAATAATCCCACTGGAGCAATTGCTCCGCTCTCGTTCTTCCAAAAAGTTGTGGACTTTGCCACTAAATATAATATTGTAGTTGCACATGATGCACCTTATGTGGATGTCTGCTTTGATGATTATATTGCGCCAAGCATTCTACAGATTCCAGGGGCAAAAGATGTATGTATTGAATTTAATTCGCTGTCAAAAACCTATAATATGGCTGGATGGCGAGTCGGTGTGGCTGTTGGCAACCCAGAAATTGTGCGATTATTGCGTTTACTGAAAAGCCAGATGGATTCTTCACTTTTCGTTCCAATTATGTTGGCTGCCGAAGCCGCGTTACTGGAAGATCAATCCTGGATCCGAAACCGGAATTTGGTTTATCAGCGCCGCCGCGACATTGTTGTGAAAACAATGGAAGAACTTGGCTTTACTATTGAGAATCCCAAAGCAGCTCTTTATGTTTGGGCTGGCTTGCCCAATGGATGGAAAGATGACATCGAGTTTTGCGATGTGTTATTGAGAGAAACCGGAGTCAGTATTACCCCCGGTGTCGTTTATGGCGATTCAGGCGCTGGATACGTGCGCATTTCTCTTGTTATACCGGCAGAAAAGCTTGTCGAAGCGATGTTGCGTTTGAAGGATTGGATCAAGGAGCGTGAATAG
- the hflX gene encoding GTPase HflX — protein sequence MAKNKLINTEQLQQRAFLVGANVSTREDLLSQDDSMQELELLAQTAGIEVVGHVTQNLTIPNPKTYIGSGKVDEIKLLVEEFDADLVIFDIELSPRHQRELEKALGDTLQVIDRTALILDIFAQHAHTSEGVLQVELAQYEYRLPRLTRAWTHLARQAGGGGGRTGSVGGVGLRGPGETQLEVDRRTISARIELLKEELEKVRAHRSRYRKQRKRTHIPVISLVGYTNAGKSTLLNKLSDAELFVADKLFATLDPTTRRVSLPGGQKVLFTDTVGFIQKLPTELIAAFRATLEEISAADLLLHVVDITHVNASAQAKSVQETLVEIGAGDIPIITALNKIDGLKDPQGAIAALEDFPNTFPISALTGQGLGALLSGIEEFLYETFIDIDVQIPYDQGQLLSLFYEKGQVKQVVNQEFGTRIIGLIPRRFISRYEPYFSSSLKNSAIDEDDFELE from the coding sequence ATGGCAAAAAACAAACTGATAAATACAGAACAATTACAACAAAGAGCCTTCTTAGTTGGTGCGAATGTGTCAACACGAGAGGATTTACTTTCGCAAGACGATTCGATGCAAGAATTGGAGTTGCTGGCTCAGACAGCAGGTATTGAAGTCGTTGGACATGTAACCCAAAATTTAACCATCCCCAATCCCAAAACATATATCGGCTCTGGTAAGGTTGATGAAATTAAATTACTTGTTGAGGAGTTTGACGCTGACCTGGTGATTTTTGACATCGAACTCTCTCCACGACATCAGCGAGAATTGGAGAAAGCCTTAGGAGATACACTTCAGGTTATTGACCGAACCGCCTTGATTCTGGATATTTTCGCACAGCACGCCCATACCAGTGAGGGTGTTTTACAAGTTGAGCTGGCACAATATGAATACCGCTTGCCGCGCTTAACCAGAGCCTGGACCCATCTAGCACGACAGGCAGGCGGAGGTGGTGGTCGAACTGGAAGCGTGGGCGGTGTCGGATTGCGGGGTCCAGGTGAGACCCAGCTTGAGGTAGATCGACGAACGATCTCTGCCCGTATCGAACTTCTTAAAGAAGAACTAGAAAAGGTCCGGGCGCATCGCTCCCGTTATCGAAAACAAAGAAAAAGAACTCACATACCTGTGATATCTCTTGTCGGATATACCAATGCCGGTAAATCCACTTTACTTAACAAGCTTTCTGATGCTGAACTCTTTGTTGCAGACAAGCTTTTTGCGACGCTGGATCCAACCACACGCCGGGTTTCGCTTCCTGGCGGTCAGAAAGTGTTATTTACCGATACTGTTGGCTTTATTCAAAAACTTCCAACCGAATTGATTGCAGCCTTCCGAGCAACGCTGGAGGAAATTTCAGCAGCGGACTTGCTTTTACATGTTGTAGACATTACCCACGTCAATGCCAGCGCACAGGCGAAATCAGTTCAGGAGACATTAGTTGAGATCGGCGCAGGCGATATCCCCATCATTACTGCGCTGAACAAAATCGATGGCCTTAAGGATCCGCAAGGTGCAATCGCTGCACTCGAAGATTTTCCGAATACCTTTCCAATTTCTGCTCTGACCGGCCAGGGCTTAGGCGCCCTTTTATCTGGCATTGAAGAATTTTTATATGAAACATTTATTGATATTGATGTGCAAATCCCCTATGACCAGGGTCAACTTCTCTCTTTATTTTATGAAAAAGGACAGGTTAAACAAGTCGTTAACCAGGAATTTGGTACACGAATAATCGGCTTAATCCCAAGAAGATTCATTAGCAGGTATGAGCCATACTTTTCTTCTTCACTTAAAAATTCTGCTATCGACGAAGATGATTTTGAGTTAGAGTGA
- the rpmF gene encoding 50S ribosomal protein L32, protein MPPLPKRRTSSGRRDRRRSHDALKAHNTLVCSNCGETRLPHRVCANCGYYKGRKVVEVKKPD, encoded by the coding sequence ATGCCCCCTCTACCAAAGCGAAGAACCTCATCTGGCCGCAGAGATCGACGCCGCTCACACGACGCTTTGAAAGCGCACAACACCCTCGTCTGTTCCAATTGTGGCGAAACACGTTTGCCACATCGGGTTTGCGCAAATTGCGGATATTATAAGGGACGCAAGGTTGTTGAAGTCAAAAAACCTGATTAA
- a CDS encoding putative signal transducing protein, with protein sequence MDWISIYSAAGLLEANILKGFLEAQGLQVLLSQESVGRILGLSAGKLGIVEVLVPESQVIEAKKLIDEIAAGEFDNIDFPDDQDGPSEPDPDN encoded by the coding sequence ATGGATTGGATTAGCATTTACTCGGCTGCGGGTCTTTTAGAAGCCAATATACTCAAAGGTTTTCTTGAAGCACAAGGTTTACAAGTACTCCTGAGTCAGGAAAGTGTTGGCCGGATATTAGGCTTATCTGCTGGAAAATTGGGGATTGTTGAAGTCCTGGTTCCTGAATCACAGGTCATCGAGGCGAAGAAGTTGATTGATGAGATCGCTGCAGGTGAGTTTGATAATATTGACTTTCCTGATGATCAGGATGGTCCATCTGAACCAGATCCTGACAATTAA
- a CDS encoding YfgM family protein, with translation MGNNQVSDDHPIDENGNSKTQSDNKGIPLWLQGIDDLDENETKPTKLSEEQASPWIREIDADYSEQDGEGEAELSEPAQPISAKADSEADGTPIDEGRDDAPFIEESGHSPVDEEDASDDIEDWEITEEIAVIELSEELDDVSIDTDFDETTLEEGFVDISEVGLSKTQNDQAEISGDEPLREGELPEWLQEMIAEAEIESEQPETETALMSEVEPFPNADISDSINSEEDLVSEIIAPDEEIPSFDFETHDSDFDLDYALAIAKEDTAPVVLPADEEITDMASGIDEAFPVEDNEIEIDEVTSEQADEIELSLVEEEVEENQAIDESTPLFKDMARTETMLDQNEDLKEILLDEVPLGTDADQLSWIEQQLDQGQIDEALPIIQDLVEKSSHLEKLEVWLKEYSEQQPGSNKVMELIGDIALKRGEPEAAIKAYAKSLRLLLNNQEGSHGLD, from the coding sequence ATGGGTAATAATCAAGTAAGCGATGATCATCCGATTGATGAGAACGGCAATTCGAAAACTCAATCTGATAACAAAGGGATTCCATTATGGTTGCAAGGCATCGATGACCTCGATGAAAATGAAACCAAACCAACCAAGCTGAGTGAGGAACAAGCAAGCCCCTGGATACGCGAAATCGATGCCGATTATTCTGAGCAGGATGGCGAAGGTGAGGCAGAACTATCTGAACCCGCACAACCAATCAGTGCGAAAGCCGATTCCGAAGCAGATGGCACACCCATTGATGAAGGTCGAGATGACGCTCCTTTTATTGAAGAGAGCGGGCATAGCCCTGTTGACGAAGAAGATGCGAGTGATGATATCGAGGATTGGGAAATCACCGAAGAAATTGCTGTTATTGAACTTTCCGAAGAGCTTGATGATGTCAGCATAGATACGGATTTCGATGAAACCACATTAGAAGAAGGATTTGTTGATATATCTGAAGTGGGATTATCAAAAACACAAAATGATCAAGCCGAAATTTCTGGAGATGAACCTTTGCGAGAAGGAGAACTTCCTGAATGGTTACAGGAAATGATCGCTGAAGCAGAAATAGAATCCGAACAACCTGAAACAGAAACAGCCCTTATGTCCGAAGTTGAACCCTTTCCCAATGCAGATATCTCAGATTCAATCAACTCAGAAGAGGACCTTGTAAGCGAAATAATTGCACCAGATGAAGAAATACCTTCTTTTGATTTTGAAACCCATGATTCTGATTTTGATCTGGATTATGCCTTAGCGATTGCGAAAGAGGACACTGCACCCGTTGTACTGCCTGCTGATGAAGAAATAACGGATATGGCAAGCGGAATTGATGAAGCGTTTCCTGTTGAAGACAACGAAATCGAAATTGATGAGGTGACATCAGAGCAAGCGGATGAAATCGAGCTCAGCTTGGTTGAAGAAGAGGTCGAGGAGAATCAAGCAATTGACGAGTCAACGCCACTTTTCAAAGACATGGCCCGCACAGAAACAATGCTTGATCAGAATGAGGACCTAAAAGAAATTTTGCTTGATGAGGTTCCCCTGGGTACAGATGCAGACCAACTCTCTTGGATCGAACAACAGCTTGACCAAGGACAAATTGATGAAGCCCTACCCATTATTCAGGATTTAGTAGAAAAATCATCCCATCTCGAAAAATTAGAGGTGTGGTTAAAGGAGTATTCTGAACAGCAACCAGGATCAAACAAGGTTATGGAGCTCATAGGTGATATTGCATTAAAACGGGGTGAACCTGAAGCGGCTATTAAAGCCTATGCGAAGTCCCTGAGATTATTGCTAAATAACCAGGAAGGTTCTCATGGATTGGATTAG
- a CDS encoding sigma-70 family RNA polymerase sigma factor has product MDTNTMTSNKSNMQSQYSPISRLIQIGRKKTYITINDILEFFPDAEKNVEQLEEAFAALNSAGIQYIEDANLLADPSDEEILKVKLEEEKYIDDLANIDTDDTIGLYLKEVSRVPLLTALEEVELAQRIESGRMAREELARGNINDRRRIELRNLIEDGWVAREHLITANSRLVISVAKKYMGRGVPFLDLIQEGNIGLIRATKKFEYRRGHKFSTYATWWIRQAVTRAIADQGRTIRVPVHMGDQINRLLRVQHQLTQQLGREPTVEELAEKLEVPPKKVENMIQVAKRPLSLETPTDDEEDSMLGDFIEDEEAPPPDDTATYNLLKEHLVSVLDTLPPREVRILQLRYGLLDGQSYTLEEVGRKMGVTRERVRQIEAQALSRLRHPSVKRRLRDYLGE; this is encoded by the coding sequence ATGGATACAAATACAATGACAAGCAATAAATCAAACATGCAAAGTCAGTATTCACCAATCTCACGTTTGATCCAAATTGGCAGAAAAAAAACATATATCACCATAAATGACATCTTAGAATTCTTCCCCGACGCAGAAAAAAATGTTGAACAACTTGAAGAAGCATTTGCAGCGTTGAATTCAGCCGGAATTCAGTATATTGAAGATGCAAATTTATTAGCGGACCCTTCTGATGAAGAAATACTTAAAGTTAAATTAGAAGAAGAAAAATATATCGACGATCTGGCAAACATCGACACAGATGACACTATCGGATTATATTTAAAAGAAGTCAGCCGAGTTCCACTTTTAACAGCCCTGGAAGAAGTCGAGCTTGCGCAACGCATTGAGAGTGGACGCATGGCTCGCGAAGAATTGGCGCGGGGGAATATTAACGATCGCCGTCGGATCGAGCTTCGAAACCTCATTGAAGATGGATGGGTCGCTCGTGAGCATTTAATCACTGCTAATTCTCGCTTGGTGATCAGTGTTGCAAAAAAATACATGGGGCGTGGTGTGCCGTTCCTTGACCTGATTCAAGAAGGAAACATTGGGTTGATTCGCGCCACAAAGAAATTTGAATATCGCCGCGGTCATAAATTCAGCACCTATGCCACATGGTGGATCAGGCAAGCTGTAACACGGGCTATTGCCGATCAAGGACGAACCATACGCGTACCTGTACACATGGGCGATCAAATTAATAGACTATTACGTGTTCAACACCAATTAACCCAGCAATTAGGGCGTGAGCCCACGGTGGAGGAATTAGCAGAAAAACTTGAAGTTCCTCCGAAAAAAGTGGAAAATATGATTCAGGTGGCTAAAAGACCGCTCTCATTAGAGACACCTACTGATGATGAAGAGGACTCGATGTTGGGAGATTTCATTGAAGATGAAGAGGCACCTCCACCCGATGACACAGCAACATACAACCTGCTGAAAGAACATCTGGTTTCAGTGCTGGATACTTTACCACCGAGAGAAGTGCGAATACTACAATTACGATATGGCCTTCTTGACGGTCAGTCTTACACTTTAGAAGAAGTTGGGCGCAAAATGGGTGTTACGCGCGAACGAGTCCGCCAAATAGAAGCGCAAGCCCTAAGCCGCTTACGGCATCCTTCTGTCAAACGGCGCCTTAGAGATTATTTGGGTGAATAA
- a CDS encoding glycosyltransferase 87 family protein yields MIPWAAGRGWLLEGISPYALSAIDIAHSAIDDSPFSAQLLTQPLFSQPFFSLIFYLPLSLLPYTLARSIWTVILALCVALIGYFGVKFSGWQINRLGMVCIAIFLIFSLPGAIAILEGEISPVIIVLLLSSILLIQNNQDTPAGFLLALATSNFLTSGLVVVSLLIWAIVKKRLSIIASFFSGVVFLVIISFLIQPSWFEDWISVLLKLNINLEWVRTPLMDLAAFLPGIAKHLSIFLHGLFVVFAIRNLITLLVQSDRGFIYAMVLMLSLTYFLHIRASTVNTLLMVPSLIFVIRYWSERWKRLGALMAWMFLAASGVGSWLLVYPEFDLSKNNLSWIFIVYSLVVLSGMIWIRWWALELPKLPYESL; encoded by the coding sequence GTGATTCCCTGGGCAGCAGGAAGAGGCTGGCTGTTAGAAGGCATTAGCCCCTATGCGTTATCAGCAATCGATATTGCGCACAGTGCGATTGATGATTCACCTTTTTCAGCGCAACTGCTAACTCAGCCATTGTTTTCGCAGCCATTTTTTTCTTTGATCTTCTATTTACCACTCAGCCTGTTGCCCTATACGCTTGCCCGATCAATTTGGACTGTAATTCTGGCTCTTTGTGTGGCTTTAATTGGATATTTTGGTGTTAAATTTTCAGGTTGGCAGATAAATCGCCTGGGAATGGTTTGTATCGCGATTTTCCTAATTTTCTCACTGCCGGGCGCCATTGCGATATTAGAGGGAGAAATTTCTCCAGTTATTATCGTGTTGTTATTATCCAGTATTTTGTTAATTCAAAACAACCAGGACACACCGGCAGGGTTTTTACTTGCGCTTGCTACCAGTAATTTTCTGACCAGTGGCCTGGTTGTCGTGTCACTTTTAATTTGGGCTATTGTAAAAAAACGCTTGTCAATTATTGCAAGTTTTTTCTCGGGGGTTGTTTTCCTAGTGATCATTTCATTTTTAATCCAGCCTTCATGGTTTGAGGATTGGATTTCAGTTTTGTTAAAATTGAATATTAATTTGGAATGGGTAAGAACCCCATTGATGGACCTGGCTGCTTTCTTGCCCGGAATCGCAAAACACTTATCGATTTTCTTACATGGGCTTTTTGTTGTGTTTGCCATTCGTAATTTAATTACTTTATTGGTGCAATCCGATCGGGGCTTTATTTATGCGATGGTCTTGATGTTAAGTCTCACATACTTTTTGCACATAAGGGCATCAACAGTTAATACGTTGTTAATGGTCCCTTCACTGATATTTGTTATTCGGTATTGGTCAGAGCGATGGAAGCGCTTGGGTGCCTTGATGGCCTGGATGTTCCTGGCTGCGTCTGGGGTTGGTTCGTGGTTATTGGTTTACCCTGAATTTGATTTATCAAAAAATAATTTGTCATGGATATTTATTGTGTATTCCTTGGTTGTTCTATCAGGAATGATTTGGATTCGTTGGTGGGCATTAGAACTCCCTAAGTTGCCTTATGAATCATTGTAA